Proteins from a single region of Punica granatum isolate Tunisia-2019 chromosome 8, ASM765513v2, whole genome shotgun sequence:
- the LOC116187499 gene encoding ferredoxin-thioredoxin reductase, variable chain, chloroplastic-like — translation MELSVSSSSSTFMPSPVLSSLNQLPFSRAYASARSMSTPMTHLAIQSRLVKTRRSPPRTMCVSCEVALKSEPKVAPVISAPPSQVGEAPGQGPEDAVIGAKVRVKVPVKVYHVPRVPEVELIGMEGTVKQYVGVFRGTQISASLPFKVEFVKEIIGGNRSGPVKFSVHLKEDEFDYV, via the coding sequence ATGGAGTTGAgcgtctcctcctcctcctccaccttcATGCCCTCGCCAGTACTGTCTTCGCTAAACCAGCTTCCTTTTTCAAGAGCATATGCATCAGCGAGATCCATGTCCACGCCCATGACCCACCTGGCAATCCAATCAAGACTAGTAAAGACAAGAAGATCACCACCAAGGACTATGTGTGTTTCTTGCGAGGTCGCCCTGAAGTCGGAGCCAAAGGTCGCACCAGTAATTTCTGCTCCGCCGTCCCAAGTGGGGGAGGCCCCAGGCCAGGGCCCAGAAGATGCAGTTATCGGGGCCAAGGTAAGAGTGAAGGTGCCGGTGAAAGTGTACCATGTGCCCCGTGTCCCGGAGGTGGAACTGATTGGGATGGAAGGTACGGTTAAACAGTATGTTGGCGTCTTCCGGGGCACCCAGATATCCGCAAGCCTTCCATTCAAGGTCGAGTTTGTTAAGGAGATCATAGGCGGTAACCGCAGTGGCCCAGTCAAGTTCTCTGTCCATCTCAAGGAGGACGAGTTTGACTACGTTTGA
- the LOC116187498 gene encoding sphingoid long-chain bases kinase 1 yields the protein MQKIGSLSRASNLRVTVPQQSLRRMGLCSTGGGQHTSPVVFPEKRGSKVKAPSSRQHLNPTSMTNDDPLKSKTPDEHGIDIIGGGGDEKSDLLGYVVYTGKLVLDKRKHVDEKQSSGESTTQEASVDAKLTSKALVWGSNVLPLDDVVSITYITGLRHFTVHSYPEKKVSCGLSCFMKGQKRSRKDFRFVASSKEEAVQWVGGFADQQCYVNCLPHPVSSKKQASSELLPIDPPPELIFRCKNPPRMLVILNPRSGRGRSSKVFYGVVEPIFKLAGFQLEVVKTTSAGHAKKLASSVDISTCPDGIICVGGDGIINEVLNGLLSRDNQKEGISIPIGIIPAGSDNSLVWTVLGVRDPISAALAIVKGGLTATDVFAVEWIQTGAIHFGMTVSYYGFVSDVLELSERYQKRFGPLRYFVAGFLKFICLPKYNFELEYLPALKEDQEGRLSDREVVDVSDLYTDIMRRSSKEGFPRASSLSSIDSIMTPSRMSGGDPDTTCSSTHASTEPSEYVRGIDPKSKRLSSGRNNVNAEPEVIHPQNPLSTTPNWPRTRSKSRNDKGWSGLNATNDRAWGNTAINDKEDISSTMSDPGPIWDTEPKWDTEPRWDVENPIELPGPSAEDLEAGTKKELIPRYEEKWVLVKGQFLGILVCNHACRTVQSSQVVAPKAEHDDSTMDLLLVRGSGRWRLLRFFLRLQMGRHLELPYVDYIKVKSVKIKPGKHCHSGCGIDGELFPLNGPVISSLLPEQCRLIGRSPSHRI from the exons ATGCAAAAGATTGGGAGTCTTTCTAGAGCCAGTAATCTGAGGGTGACAGTGCCCCAACAGTCTCTGAGGAGGATGGGGCTGTGTTCGACCGGTGGGGGCCAGCATACATCTCCTGTTGTGTTCCCTGAGAAGCGTGGAAGTAAGGTTAAAGCCCCTTCTTCGAGGCAACATCTTAACCCAACTAGTATGACCAATGATGATCCTCTTAAATCTAAGACACCGGACGAGCACGGGATTGACATAATTGGAGGCGGCGGAGATGAGAAGTCTGATCTGTTGGGTTACGTTGTTTACACTGGAAAACTTGTCTTGGACAAGAGAAAGCACGTGGATGAGAAACAAAGTTCAGGTGAATCCACCACCCAAGAGGCTTCTGTCGATGCAAAACTGACGAGCAAAGCTTTGGTTTGGGGCTCCAATGTGTTGCCGCTCGATGATGTTGTCTCG ATAACTTATATTACCGGTCTCAGACATTTTACGGTGCATTCATACCCCGAGAAAAAGGTTTCTTGTGGCCTTTCTTGTTTCATGAAAGGTCAGAAGAGAAGTCGAAAGGATTTCCGGTTTGTAGCCTCTAGCAAAGAAGAGGCGGTCCAGTGGGTTGGTGGATTTGCTGATCAGCAATGCTACGTGAACTGCTTGCCCCACCCAGTGTCATCAAAGAAGCAGGCCTCTTCAGAACTCCTTCCAATTGATCCACCTCCTGAGTTGATATTCAGGTGTAAAAATCCTCCAAGAATGCTAGTGATACTAAACCCACGGTCTGGAAGGGGTCGATCCAGTAAAGTTTTCTATGGAGTGGTTGAGCCAATATTTAAG CTTGCAGGGTTCCAGTTGGAGGTTGTGAAGACGACATCCGCTGGTCATGCCAAAAAACTAGCATCCAGTGTTGACATCAGCACATGCCCTGACG GAATCATATGTGTCGGAGGAGATGGAATAATAAATGAG GTACTGAATGGTTTGCTCAGTAGGGACAACCAGAAAGAAGGAATTTCTATACCCATTGGAATCATACCCGCAGGCTCTGATAATTCACTGGTTTGGACTGTTCTTGGAGTTAGGGATCCAATTTCTGCAGCTCTAGCTATAGTGAAG GGCGGTCTGACTGCTACAGATGTTTTTGCAGTCGAGTGGATTCAAACTGGTGCCATTCACTTTGGGATGACAGTTTCCTACTATGGTTTTGTCAGCGATG TTTTGGAACTTTCTGAGAGATATCAGAAGCGGTTTGGTCCTCTGCGTTATTTTGTGGCTGGCTTCCTCAAATTCATATGCTTGCCTAAATACAACTTTGAATTGGAGTATCTTCCTGCCCTGAAAGAAGACCAGGAAGGAAGGCTATCTGATCGGGAAGTAGTGGACGTGTCAGACCTTTATACTGACATAATGAGAAGGTCAAGCAAAGAAGGCTTCCCCAGGGCCTCTAGTTTGTCAAGCATTGATTCTATAATGACCCCCAGTAGAATGTCTGGTGGAGACCCAGATACCACCTGCAGTAGCACTCACGCCAGCACCGAACCTTCTGAATATGTTCGTGGAATTGATCCAAAATCCAAACGCCTCTCATCTGGAAGAAACAATGTGAATGCAGAGCCTGAAGTTATTCATCCCCAAAACCCTCTCTCTACCACTCCAAATTGGCCAAGGACCAGATCAAAATCGAGGAATGACAAAGGGTGGAGCGGTTTGAATGCTACAAATGATCGTGCTTGGGGGAATACTGCGATTAATGACAAGGAAGACATATCATCTACCATGTCCGACCCAGGTCCAATATGGGACACTGAACCAAAGTGGGATACTGAACCTCGCTGGGACGTTGAAAATCCCATTGAACTGCCTGGTCCCTCCGCGGAGGATCTAGAAGCTGGGACTAAGAAGGAACTCATCCCTAGGTACGAGGAAAAATGGGTTTTGGTGAAGGGTCAATTTCTTGGCATATTGGTATGCAACCATGCATGCAGAACTGTTCAGAGTTCTCAGGTGGTAGCTCCGAAAGCTGAGCATGATGACAGCACTATGGATTTACTTTTAGTCCGTGGATCTGGGAGATGGAGGCTTTTAAGATTTTTCTTGCGTCTTCAGATGGGTCGACATCTTGAGCTGCCTTATGTTGATTATATCAAG GTGAAGTCGGTAAAGATTAAACCCGGAAAGCACTGCCACAGTGGTTGTGGAATCGATGGTGAGCTTTTCCCTCTAAATGGACCAGTCATCTCCTCTTTGCTTCCCGAACAGTGCAGACTAATAGGTCGCTCCCCAAGCCACCGAATATAA